One part of the archaeon CG10_big_fil_rev_8_21_14_0_10_43_11 genome encodes these proteins:
- a CDS encoding GTP-binding protein: MSVEEQIKDIEEELARTKHNKATEHHIGTLRGKLAKLKEEQIKRSSKSKGEGYGVKKEGDRTAVIVGFPSVGKSTLLNKLTNAESKVAAYEFTTITAIPGMMEYNNTRIQLVDLPGIIEEASQGRGGGKQIMSVARNADLILIVLDATKPQHLAVIKKELYDAGLRLDVEKPNVMIKKLSKGGINISFTKTLTKTSEETIKALLREFRLSNAEVIVRSDISESEMIDAILANRHYVSSLVVVNKVDIAKPRIPNAMFISAEKGKGLNLLKQKIWEKLDVVRIYPREPGKEIIKSKPLIARNGITAGDVAKKIRIKEFRYAKIWGSSAKFQGQKIGEQHKLCDKDIITFY; this comes from the coding sequence ATGAGTGTTGAAGAACAAATCAAAGACATTGAAGAAGAGCTTGCACGAACAAAACACAACAAAGCAACTGAACACCATATTGGAACGCTTCGCGGAAAACTTGCAAAGCTCAAAGAAGAACAAATTAAACGAAGTTCTAAAAGTAAAGGAGAAGGCTATGGTGTTAAAAAAGAAGGAGACAGAACCGCAGTTATTGTAGGTTTTCCTTCAGTTGGCAAATCAACACTGCTTAACAAACTCACCAATGCTGAATCAAAAGTTGCTGCTTACGAGTTTACTACGATAACTGCAATTCCTGGCATGATGGAGTACAACAACACGCGCATTCAGCTTGTAGACTTGCCCGGAATTATTGAAGAAGCATCTCAAGGCCGGGGTGGGGGAAAACAAATCATGAGTGTTGCTCGAAATGCTGACCTCATCTTGATTGTTCTTGATGCAACAAAACCGCAACACTTAGCAGTTATCAAAAAAGAATTATATGATGCTGGGCTTCGCCTTGATGTTGAAAAACCGAATGTCATGATAAAAAAATTATCAAAAGGCGGTATCAACATTTCATTTACAAAAACACTTACCAAAACAAGTGAAGAAACAATCAAAGCATTACTTCGGGAATTTAGACTTTCAAATGCAGAAGTTATTGTCCGCAGTGATATAAGCGAAAGTGAAATGATAGATGCAATACTTGCAAACCGGCATTATGTCTCATCACTTGTTGTTGTCAACAAAGTTGACATTGCAAAACCCCGCATACCAAATGCAATGTTTATCTCTGCTGAAAAAGGCAAAGGACTAAACCTGCTTAAACAAAAAATATGGGAGAAACTTGATGTTGTTCGAATATACCCTCGGGAGCCGGGAAAAGAAATTATAAAAAGCAAACCACTTATTGCGCGAAACGGAATTACCGCAGGTGATGTTGCAAAAAAAATTCGCATCAAAGAATTTCGTTACGCAAAAATTTGGGGGAGCAGCGCAAAATTTCAAGGACAAAAAATTGGAGAACAACACAAACTTTGCGACAAAGATATTATCACCTTCTACTAA
- a CDS encoding disulfide bond formation protein DsbA, with protein sequence MNEGDEPKIEIIREKPDVSLEEEKKEPIEEEAHSKETPDSKDGEEVIEKKHAAPLNPEPKQEHKPHAPKKEIVINIEKHHIAYVLVALVFLGLGFGANLLINGQITGLSSGVDQLNIPQNSKAAQLIDDDPIKGDPKAPVTIVEFSDFQCPYCARFYSETLPQIVANYINTGKAKLVYRDFPLSFHENAQKAAEAAECADEQGMFWQMHDTLFENQNALGVASLKQYAKDLGLDSAAFDACLDSGSMTAETLADMQAGQSVGISGTPGFYVNDQLISGAQPFSVFEQAIEAALEN encoded by the coding sequence ATGAATGAGGGAGACGAACCAAAAATTGAAATCATTCGAGAAAAGCCAGATGTTTCTCTAGAAGAAGAAAAAAAAGAACCAATTGAAGAAGAAGCACACAGCAAAGAAACCCCGGACTCAAAAGACGGAGAAGAAGTCATAGAAAAAAAGCATGCTGCTCCGCTTAATCCAGAGCCAAAGCAAGAGCACAAACCCCACGCTCCAAAAAAAGAAATTGTGATTAACATTGAAAAACACCACATAGCATACGTGTTAGTCGCGCTTGTATTTCTTGGGTTGGGTTTTGGCGCAAACCTGCTTATCAATGGACAAATTACTGGTCTAAGTTCTGGTGTGGACCAATTAAACATTCCACAAAACAGCAAAGCAGCACAGCTCATTGACGATGACCCCATAAAAGGAGACCCAAAGGCGCCAGTAACCATTGTTGAGTTTAGCGACTTCCAGTGCCCGTATTGCGCTCGCTTCTATTCTGAAACGCTTCCGCAAATCGTGGCAAACTACATTAACACAGGAAAAGCAAAATTAGTGTATCGGGATTTCCCGTTAAGCTTCCATGAGAACGCGCAAAAAGCAGCAGAAGCAGCAGAATGTGCTGACGAACAAGGTATGTTTTGGCAAATGCATGACACCTTGTTTGAGAACCAGAACGCACTTGGTGTTGCCAGTCTCAAACAGTACGCAAAAGACCTTGGACTTGACAGTGCCGCATTTGATGCGTGTCTTGACTCAGGAAGCATGACTGCTGAAACACTAGCAGATATGCAGGCAGGACAAAGTGTGGGTATTTCAGGAACGCCGGGCTTTTATGTCAATGACCAGCTTATCTCAGGCGCGCAACCATTTAGCGTATTTGAACAGGCAATTGAAGCTGCTCTCGAAAACTAA
- a CDS encoding DUF1931 domain-containing protein, producing MKIVKSKVREELDGLRASSDFFDALENAITALINDAKKRAKENGRKTLRPYDV from the coding sequence ATGAAGATCGTAAAAAGTAAAGTACGTGAAGAACTAGACGGACTAAGAGCCTCATCAGATTTCTTCGATGCTCTTGAAAATGCAATTACTGCATTGATTAACGACGCAAAAAAGCGAGCAAAAGAAAACGGCAGAAAAACGCTTCGCCCTTATGATGTGTAA
- a CDS encoding fructose-bisphosphate aldolase, with product MDIGEKTRLSRLVKNNRSLFLAMDQGIEHGPRDFNAQNIDPDYVLKIATKGYTGIILHKGVVLKYFEEYAGKVPLILKLNGKTSIPADDKDIMSSQITSVKDAVRLGADAVGFTIYVGVEEEPLMLKQFGQAEEEARDYGLPIIAWMYPRAKNKSNPKVIRYAARLGMEIGADMVKIHYPTLSGLSSVTRVAPHTRVLFAGGEKKSDQHVLAMARAVVDAGAGGMAIGRNVWQHKTPDKISRALQAIIFKDKSVEEARMLLK from the coding sequence ATGGATATTGGGGAGAAAACGCGCCTCTCACGGCTTGTAAAAAACAATCGCTCACTTTTTCTTGCTATGGACCAAGGAATTGAACACGGACCTCGCGATTTTAATGCACAAAACATTGACCCTGACTACGTGCTCAAAATTGCAACAAAAGGGTACACGGGAATTATTCTTCACAAAGGCGTGGTGCTCAAATATTTTGAAGAGTATGCAGGAAAAGTTCCACTCATTCTCAAGCTCAACGGAAAAACCAGCATTCCCGCAGATGATAAAGATATTATGTCATCACAAATCACCAGCGTTAAAGATGCAGTCAGGCTTGGCGCGGACGCGGTTGGCTTTACTATTTATGTGGGTGTGGAAGAAGAACCGCTCATGCTCAAACAGTTTGGTCAAGCTGAGGAGGAAGCGCGCGATTATGGTCTTCCCATTATTGCATGGATGTATCCGCGCGCAAAAAACAAGAGCAATCCTAAAGTGATTCGCTACGCTGCACGCCTGGGCATGGAGATTGGAGCAGACATGGTCAAAATTCATTACCCTACCTTAAGCGGACTTAGCAGCGTGACACGGGTTGCGCCGCATACGCGCGTGCTCTTTGCTGGCGGAGAAAAAAAGAGCGACCAGCATGTTCTTGCTATGGCACGAGCTGTTGTTGATGCCGGCGCAGGAGGCATGGCAATTGGCAGAAATGTGTGGCAGCACAAGACTCCTGATAAGATAAGCAGGGCATTGCAAGCGATTATATTCAAAGATAAAAGCGTTGAAGAAGCGCGCATGCTATTGAAATGA
- a CDS encoding diadenosine tetraphosphate hydrolase, whose protein sequence is MRDCIFCKIVAGEIPSVMLWEDDDHVAILDVAPNTRGMTLVLTKKHYASNISFIDDDVFKRFMIASKRVVRVLEKGLSVSRVALVVEGTGVNHAHAKLYPLHGVLAEFHSAERDTRTFFDTYQGFVSTQLGPNAQVKELKMLAQEIRRKSGEEGQTKLLDA, encoded by the coding sequence ATGCGTGATTGTATTTTTTGCAAAATCGTTGCGGGTGAAATCCCTTCAGTCATGCTCTGGGAGGATGATGACCATGTTGCCATTCTTGATGTTGCCCCAAACACAAGGGGGATGACGCTGGTTCTTACAAAAAAGCACTATGCTTCAAACATTAGTTTCATTGATGATGACGTTTTCAAGCGTTTTATGATTGCTTCAAAACGGGTTGTGCGCGTTCTTGAAAAAGGGTTATCCGTGTCTCGTGTTGCGCTTGTTGTTGAGGGAACGGGTGTGAATCACGCGCATGCTAAGCTTTATCCGCTTCATGGGGTTTTAGCAGAGTTTCATTCTGCAGAACGTGATACAAGAACGTTTTTTGACACGTATCAGGGCTTTGTGAGCACCCAGCTTGGTCCAAATGCTCAGGTCAAAGAGCTTAAAATGCTTGCACAAGAAATACGGAGAAAAAGCGGTGAAGAAGGCCAAACAAAGCTTTTAGACGCGTAG